The Pseudomonas sp. MH9.2 genomic interval TGGAGCAGTACAAGGCCTCCGGCTATGACGCGGCGGCCCTGCACGACCTGCACTTCTTCAAGAATTGCTCGTCAGTGGTCTCAATCGTTTCGTTACCCAAGGACTACAAACTGTCCTACATGGACCTGAACAGGCTCAAGACTCACCTCAACAGCCTGTTTCCCAATACCACGCTCAAGCGCTATGCGTTGGTGATCGGCGCTTCGGCCAACCTGTCGCTGACCACCCTGATCGCGAAAAGCCCCTGCCTGTCCGATGACTTCCTGACGCTGATCGTGGCGTTCATCAAGCGCTGCTTCGCCCGGACCGAATACCGTTTCGACGACACACTGGACAACGCCATTATCGAGTTCATCGTCAACGACGAGTTCAACGAAAGGAGCATCGACGCGTTACTCAACGAATACGAAAACCCGGCGAAGATCCTCGACACCAACTGGTACGCGATCAAACCGATGTACGAGAAGAAGTACCGCGAGCTGATCGACGACAAATCCAAGTTCGTCTCGATCAACGACATCCGCCTCTCCCGCGATAGCGTAAAGAAAGCAGTCAAATACCTGCGCGAAATTTACCGTCACCGCATCGGCAAAACACGGGTCATTTCGCTTAACCGTCACACGGGCAAAACCGAGCATTGAGCCTAATCCGCTGACAAGCCTGCTCTCCCAATGGAATGCACACTTCTGTGCAGGCTTTATGGGGGCAGGCTTGCCGGCAAATGGCTTGACCCGGTATGCCTGCCAAATCCTTAAATCAGATGGGATTTTTCGCTACGGCACTTCGCCATCCTTTATCGCTCGGTTACCGAGCTACCCACTCGCCAGCCATTGCGCACCAATAAAGAGCGTCAGATCAGACCTGCGCCCTGTCCTGGATCAATACCCAAGGCGCCACGACAACCGCCCAAAGAGGTGGATCGCGCTCAAGAAGATCCAGCGCCCGTGATTCAGCCACCTTGCTGACCTCCCCCGCAGCAAGCCAGGCAGCCACTTTATCGGCCTGATTTTCGGCCACTGCGTGCGCCACTTCGATCAAATCCAAGGGAGCTTCGACCCACAACAGGGCACCCCTCGCAAAGAATGGTTGCAATTCACTCCAAGTGATTGCGGCGGTTTCGCCAAGCAGTTTGGCATAGAGGGTGCTAGCTTCTTTCGTCATGGGTTTCACCAAAGAGAAAATCGGCGCAATCATAACGCCGCAATTTCGACAGACAAACCCAGATTTAAGTGGTTGATTGCACGACAGGTTCAGAAACGATCGGGGGTGCGGACGGACATGTGCAGCTCGCATGCTCAAGAAGCCGGTTAGATTCTGTATCTTTCTTTCAATTAAGCGACATCATACGGTTTTCCCCCCAGTAGCCAGCTTTTCAAGCGACAAACCGGCGCTCTACACTGTACCGGTACAGTTGCCAGGGGGATGACCGGGCGTTTCTAATCCGGTCCTGCAGCTTTGGCCGCCAGGATTATAAAAATTAAAACACAAGAGTGGAGCATCATGACTAAGGGTACTAAGCAGATTTCCAAGCTGTTTGCCGCATTGGTTCTGGCAGGGGTTGCCAGCCATTCGTTCGCTGCAGATACCATCAAGATCGGTATCGCCGGCCCTAAAACAGGTGCTGTTGCCCAATACGGCGATATGCAGTTCAGTGGCGCAAAAATGGCCATCGAGCAAATCAACGCCAAAGGCGGCGTTGACGGCAAGAAACTCGAAGCTATCGAATACGACGATGCCTGTGATCCGAAGCAAGCGGTCGCGGTCGCCAACAAAGTCGTCAACGATGGCGTGAAATTCGTTGTGGGCCACCTGTGCTCCAGCTCGACTCAACCGGCTTCGGACATCTACGAAGACGAAGGCATCATCATGGTGACCCCGGCCGCTACCAGCCCGGAAATCACCGCACGTGGCTATAAAATGGTCTTCCGCACCATTGGTCTGGACAGCGCCCAAGGCCCGGCGGCCGGTAACTACATCGCTGATGTCGTCAAACCGAAAGTCGTTGCTGTCATCCATGACAAGCAACAATACGGTGAAGGTATCGCGACCGCAGTGAAGAAAACCCTCGAAAGCAAAGGCGTGAAAGTCGCCCTGTTCGAAGGCATCAACGCTGGCGACAAAGACTTCTCGTCGATGATCGCGAAGATGAAGCAAGCCAATGTCGACTTCGTTTACTACGGCGGCTACCACCCTGAATTGGGTCTGATCCTGCGTCAGGCGAAAGAGAAAGGCCTGAAAGCCGGCTTCATGGGTCCAGAAGGCGTGGGTAACGCGTCGATCTCCCAGATCGCTCAGGATGCTTCCGAAGGCCTGCTGGTGACCCTGCCTAAATCTTTTGACCAGGACCCTTCCAACAAGGCACTGGTAGAAGCATTTGCGGCGAAGAAAGAAGACCCAAGCGGCCCGTTCGTATTCCCGGCTTACGCAGCGGTTGAAGTGATCGCAGACGGCATCAAGAACGCCAAGAGCGAAGACACCGCCAAAGTGGCTGCGGCGATCCGTGCAGGCACCTTCAAGACCCCGACTGGCGACCTGAGCTTTGATAGCAAGGGCGACCTGAAAGACTTCAAATTCGTGGTCTACACCTGGCACAAAGACGGCACAAAAACAGAAGCTCCGCTGAAATAACCGGCACGCTTGTGACTCACCCAAAGCCCACTGCATCCACAGTGGGCTTTGTTTTACAAGGTAACGGGAAGAGCGCTGCGCTATAGCACCTCTTCCTCCCTGAAAATCTTGAAACCGTCACCAGTGATTCACTGGGCTCACGTGAAACGTGGACAAATACCACGACGCGCGAGCGGGAAACGACTTCACCAGTGGAACACTCAGTAGGTTTTTAGGAGCGCTGTAATGCCTGAGATAGATATCTATCACTTTTTCCAACAGCTGATTAATGGCCTGACCATTGGCAGCACCTATGCCTTGATCGCCATCGGCTACACCATGGTTTACGGGATCATTGGCATGATCAACTTCGCCCACGGCGAGGTGTACATGATCGGTTCGTACGTGGCGTTCATCGCCATCGCCGGCCTGACCATGCTCGGTCTGGACAGCTTGCCGCTGCTGATCACCGCCGCATTCGTCGCAAGCATCGTCGTCACCAGTGCTTACGGCTACGCCATCGAGCGTGTTGCCTACCGCCCGTTGCGCGGCAGCAACCGATTGATCCCGCTGATCTCAGCCATCGGGATGTCGATCTTTCTGCAAAACACGGTTTTGCTCTCTCAAGACTCGAAAGACAAATCGATCCCCAACTTGATCCCTGGCAACTTCGTGTTCGGCACCACCAGTACCCATGAGGTGGTGATTTCGTACATGCAGATTCTGATTTTCATCGTCACCCTGGTCGCCATGCTCGCACTGACCTGGTTCATCTCACGCTCTCGTCTGGGCCGCGCCTGCCGCGCCTGCGCTGAAGACATCAAGATGGCCAACCTGCTCGGTATCAACACCAACAACATCATCGCCCTGACCTTCGTCATCGGTGCCGCGCTGGCTGCGGTCGCTGCGGTATTGCTCAGCATGCAATACGGAGTGATCAACCCCAACGCCGGTTTCCTCGTCGGGATCAAGGCATTTACCGCCGCAGTACTGGGCGGCATCGGCAGTATTCCCGGCGCGATGCTGGGTGGATTGGTATTGGGCGTAGCTGAAGCCTTTGGTGCCGATATTTTCGGCGACCAATACAAGGATGTGGTGGCCTTCGCTCTTCTCGTCTTGGTGCTGTTGGTCCGGCCGACCGGCCTGCTTGGCCGTCCGGAGGTTGAAAAAGTATGACCAGGAATCTTAAATCGGCGTTTTTCAGCGCCTTGCTGGTGCTGGCAGTCGCCTACCCGATCCTCGGCCTCAAGCTGGAAATCGTCGGCGTCAATCTGGCTGTCATTGGCACCAGCACCACAACCTTGTTCGCCATTTTCGCCTGCGCTGTTGCGATGTTCCTGCGGGTATTGTTCCACGAACCTATCGCCGCGGCCTGGCGTTCGACGCCAAGCATGCCGCTGATTCCAGCCAAGGCCAGCAACTTCCTGACCCTGCCTTCGACTCAGCGCTGGATCATCCTTGGCTTGATTCTGGTGGCGCTGGTCTGGCCGTTCTTCGGCTCGCGCGGGGCGGTGGATATCGCCACACTGATCCTGATCTACGTGATGCTCGGCCTTGGCCTGAACATCGTGGTCGGTCTGGCCGGTCTGCTCGATCTGGGTTATGTCGGCTTCTACGCCGTCGGCGCCTACACCTATGCCCTGCTCTCGCATTACTACGGACTCGGTTTCTGGATCTGCTTGCCGATTGCCGGGATGATGTCAGCGCTGTTTGGCTTTCTCCTCGGTTTCCCGGTGTTGCGTCTGCGCGGTGACTACCTGGCGATCGTGACCCTCGGTTTCGGCGAGATCATCCGTCTGTTGCTGCGTAACCTGACAGGCCTTACCGGTGGCCCGAACGGCATCAGTAACATCCCGAAACCGACCCTGTTCGGCCTGACGTTCGAGAAAACGGCGGCTGAAGGCATGCAGACCTTCCACGAGTTCTTCGGCATCGCCTACAGCTCGGTGAACAAGGTGATTTTCCTGTATCTGGTCGCGCTGTTGCTGGCCCTGCTGGCGTTGTTCGTCATCAACCGCTTGCTGCGCATGCCCATTGGTCGTGCCTGGGAAGCCTTGCGTGAAGACGAAATCGCCTGCCGCGCACTGGGTCTTAACCCGACCATCATCAAGCTTTCGGCCTTCACCCTTGGCGCCTGCTTTGCCGGTTTCGCCGGTAGCTTCTTCGCGGCTCGCCAAGGTCTGGTGACCCCGGAGTCATTCACCTTCATCGAGTCGGCGATCATCCTCGCCATCGTCGTGCTGGGAGGGATGGGCTCGCAACTGGGGGTAATCCTCGCCGCCGTGGTGCTGATCCTGATGCCTGAATTGATGCGTGATTTCAGTGAATACCGAATGTTGATGTTCGGCGCCCTGATGGTGCTGATGATGATCTGGCGTCCACAAGGTCTGCTGCCCATGCAACGTCCCCATATGGAGCTGCAGCGATGACCCGTCCGATTCTGCAAGTCAGCGGCCTGTGCATGCGCTTTGGCGGCTTGTTGGCGGTCAATGGCGTCGGCCTGACCGTTAATGAAAAACAAGTGGTGTCGATGATCGGTCCGAACGGTGCCGGCAAAACCACCGTATTCAACTGCCTGACCGGTTTCTACAAACCCACGGCGGGCAGCATCCTGCTCGACGGCGAAGCGATCGAAGGCCTTGCCGGCCATCAAATCGCCCGCAAAGGCGTGGTGCGTACCTTCCAGAACGTGCGTCTATTCAAGGAAATGACGGCAGTGGAGAACTTGCTGGTTGCCCAGCATCGTCACCTCAACACCAATTTCCTGGCAGGCCTGTTCAAAACCCCGGCGTTCCGCAAGAGCGAGCGTGAGGCGATGGAATACGCGGGGCACTGGCTGGAGCAGGTCAACCTCAAGGAGTTCGCCAACCGCCCTGCCGGCACCCTGGCCTACGGTCAGCAACGCCGTCTGGAAATCGCCCGCTGCATGATGACCCGCCCGCGCATCCTGATGCTCGACGAGCCGGCAGCCGGTCTGAACCCGCGCGAAACCGAAGACTTGAAAGCGCTGATCGGCGTGTTGCGCAATGAGCACAACGCCACGGTGTTGCTGATCGAACACGACATGAAGCTGGTCATGAGCATCTCCGACCATATTGTTGTGATCAATCAGGGCTGTCCCCTGGCAGACGGCACGCCTGCACAGATCCGTGATAATCCTGAAGTAATCAAAGCCTACCTGGGGGAAGCGTAAATGCTGCAATTCGAAAACGTTTCCACCTTCTACGGCAAGATCCAGGCCCTGCACTCGGTCAACGTCGAGATTCGTCAGGGCGAGATTGTCACCCTGATCGGTGCCAACGGTGCCGGCAAATCCACCTTGTTGATGACGTTGTGCGGTTCGCCGCGCGCTCACAGCGGCAGCATTCGCTACATGGGCGAAGAACTGGTCGGCCTGGACTCGTCGCAGATCATGCGTAAAAGCATCGCGGTGGTGCCAGAAGGCCGCCGTGTATTCGCACGGCTGACCGTGGAAGAGAACCTGGCCATGGGCGGGTTCTTCACCGCAAAAGGCGACTATCAGGAGCAGATGGATAAAGTCTTGCACCTGTTCCCGCGCCTGAAAGAACGCTTCAATCAACGCGGCGGTACCATGTCCGGCGGTGAGCAGCAGATGCTTGCCATCGGCCGTGCGCTGATGAGCAAACCCAAGCTGCTGTTGCTCGACGAACCGTCCTTGGGCTTGGCGCCGATCATCATTCAGCAGATTTTCGAGATCGTCGAACAACTGCGCCGTGATGGTGTAACGGTGTTCTTGGTGGAACAGAACGCCAACCAGGCCTTGAAGATCGCCGACCGTGCCTACGTGCTGGAGAACGGCCGTGTGGTCATGCAAGGCACCGGTGAAGAACTGCTGGTCGATCCGAAAGTGCGGGATGCCTATCTGGGCGGCTAAGCCTGCGCTTCAAAAAAAAACGGCCTGCGGGCCGTTTTTTTATGCGCAACGCGCCACTCGGGACGGCTGCTTCAGAGCCGTTCCAATGCGGTGCTGCTGCGCTCGAACCAGCCCAAGAGGTAATCCGCCAGTACTTTCGTGCGTCGGGGCAAGCCGCCTTCATAGGGATGCACCAGATACAACGGTGAACTGCGTGTCTGATAATCGCGCAGCAGCCAGCGCAGGCGACCGTCATTGATCTCGGCATGCACCATGTAGGAAGGCAGTCGCGCTATTCCTGCACCCACCAGTGCGCCCTTCTTCAACAGGCTATAGTGGTTACTGGCAAAAGGACCGGCCACGTGCACGCGCATCAATTGGTGCTCTTGATGGTAGAGCCACTCCTCGCGCCCCTTGTAGTGGCTGTTTAGCAGGCAACGGTGCTCACTCAACGCCATGGGATGAGTCGGCTCCCCGCAACGCTCAAGATAGGCCGGGCTGGCACAGGTCAATTCCTGCATGGCCAGCAGCGGTTTGGCGACCAGGCGCTCATCGCTGCCTACGCTGGAGCGAATGGCCAGGTCGAATCCATCCCGGTGCAGGTCGCGAAAACCGTTGTTCAGCTCCAGTTCGACCTGCACCAGTGGGTACTCTTGGGAAAACTCCATCAGCAAACCTTCGAAAAACGTTTCGCCCAACGACACTGGCACCGTAATCCGCACCGCACCGGACACTTCATCCTGCAATCGGGCCAGTGCTTGCCGGGCTCGCTCGACCTGTGTGATCAGCGCCCTGGCTTGGGGCAACAGGGCAGCACCCGCTGCGGTCAGGCTCAAACGACGCGTGGTGCGATGCAGCAACACCACTGAGTAACTGGTTTCCAGAAACTTGATGCGCTTGGACAACTGGCCTTTACTGCACCCAAGCCGTTGCGCGGCCAAGGTAAAACTGCCCGCTTCGATCAAGACGGCAAACGCCGCCAGATCATCCATTTCACTCATTCAATTGTTTCCTTTTGAAAACCAAAGGTTGCCCATTAGCACGCTTATCGACGGGAAAAAGCCACCTTACACTGCAGCTTCATCCACTCTCTTAAAGGACTGCACGATGAAAATTCTCTTGATTGGCGCCAACGGAACCATTGGCTCAGCGATCTACCAGGAACTGGCCTCGCGTCACGAGGTCGTAAAAATCGGCCGTACCAGCGGCGATTTCCAGGTGGATATTAGTGACAGCGCCTCAATCAGAAAACTATTCGAACGGACAGGTTCATTCGATGCACTGGTGTGCGCGGCCGGGAATGTAAACTTCGTGCCCTTGGCAAAAATGACTGAAAAAGACTTTGCATTGGGTCTTCAGGACAAATTGATGGGCCAGGTCAATCTGCTGTTAATCGGCCGCGACTTTGCCAACGACGGTGCCTCGTTCACCTTCACCACTGGCATTACCAGCCACGACCCGATCCGTACTGGCGCGTCGGCCAGCCTGGTGAATGCTGCAATCGATGGTTTTGTTTGTGCAGCGGCCATCGAACTGCCTCGCGGCTTACGGGTAAATTCAGTCAGCCCGAACGTGGTGCTGGAGTCGATGGCGGGTTATGCGCCCTACTTCCGCGGCTTCAAGCCGGTTCCGGTAGCGGATGTGGCGCTGGCTTACGCGAAAAGTGTCGAAGGATTGCAGACGGGGCAGACCTATCACGTCGGCTGAAGCCCTTGTGATCAGGCAGCAGGGTCAGTACCGTGGCGCAACTTGTTTGGAGACCGACCATGTTCGCCGCCCGTTCCGTTTTGATGTTTGCCCTGCTGCCAGTCTTTGCCGGGTGTCAGATGTTCAACGCAAAGCCCGAGACCCCCAATGCCGGCCTGCCTCGTATGCAAGGCGACCTGATCGGCGAAGGCGGTCAGTTGCTGTTCCAGCCGTGCAATGAACAGCGCCGGTTTGTGGTCAAGGACGGTGGCAATACTGGCGTTCTCCAGGAAGCCGCAGGTCTGGCGGCTCGCAAAGGCAAGCTGTTCGCTGACCTGCGCGGCAGTTTCGCTGCGGGCACAACGCCCGGCACCGATGGGCAACTTAATCTGCAACAACTCTATCGTGTCGAACGTTCGGGGGCGGCCTGTGACGACGCCAACTTCAAACGCCTGACCCTGCACGCCAATGGCAATGGCCCGGCGTGGAACATCAACGTCAGCGGCAAGGGCATGGTCCTTGAGCGCGAAGGCAAAGAGCCGTTGGCCCTGCCCTTCCTTGAAGAGCAATTGCCGGATGGCCGTTTCAACCTGAGCAGCGAAGCCAATGATCAGCACATAGAGCTGTGGGTTGCGCCCCAGCGTTGTGTCGATCCTGTCGACGGTTCTGTGCAGCATTTAACCGCCGAATTGCGCATCAATGGGCAGATCCAGCGTGGTTGCGCCTATTACGGTGGCTTACGCAACGACTGATTCCGCCGGTTGGCCGCTTTTTGCCTGACGGAAACCCCGCGAACCGGCTTATAATTGCCGGTTCGCGTAAAGCTGGCCCGGATACTGGACCCTGTCATGTTACGAATCACCGAATTCAAGCTGCCAATCGATCACCCGGAAGAAGACCTGCGACCTGCACTCTTGCAGCGCCTGGGCATCGACAGCGATGAACTGCTCGACTTCACTCTGTTCAAGCGCAGCTACGACGCGCGGAAAAAATCCTCTGAGCTGTGCTTCATCTACACCATCGATTTCACCGTGCGTGATGAAGCCGCTCTGCTGCATACGTTCGCCGATGATCGTCACATCGGTCCGGCGCCGGATGTCAGCTACAAGGTCGTAGGACACGCACCAGAAGGCTTGAGCGAACGGCCGATCGTGGTCGGCTTTGGCCCCTGCGGGATTTTCGCCGGATTGCTGCTGGCGCAGATGGGCTTCAAACCGATCATTCTGGAGCGCGGCACTGAAGTCCGCCAGCGCACCAAGGACACGTGGGGCCTGTGGCGCAAGAATGTGCTCAACCCTGAATCCAACGTGCAATTCGGTGAAGGTGGCGCCGGAACCTTCTCCGACGGTAAGCTTTACAGCCAGATCAAGGACCCGAAATTTCACGGACGCAAGGTGCTGCACGAGTTCGTCAAAGCCGGTGCCCCCGAGGAAATCCTCTACGTCAGCAAACCGCACATCGGCACCTTCCGCCTGACCGGCGTGGTCGAACACATGCGCCATCAGATTGAAGCACTCGGCGGCGAAGTGCGCTTCCAGCAGCGAGTCACAGACGTCCTGATCGATAATGGACAGTTGCAAGGCGTGGTGCTCGGCAGTGGCGAGCAAATCAACTCGAAGCATGTGATTCTGGCGCTGGGACACAGTGCGCGTGACACCTTCCGGATGCTCCACAGCCGTGGCGTGTACATGGAAGCCAAACCGTTTTCGGTCGGGTTCCGTATCGAACACCCACAATCGCTCATCGACCGCGCACGCCTGGGCAAATACGCCGGCCACCCAAAACTGGGGGCGGCCGACTACAAACTGGTGCACCACGCCAAGAACGGTCGGTCGGTGTACAGCTTTTGCATGTGCCCTGGCGGCACCGTGGTGGCCGCGACTTCCGAGCCCCACCGCGTGGTCACCAACGGCATGAGCCAATACTCACGCAACGAGCGCAACGCCAACTCCGGGATTGTGGTCGGCATCACGCCGGAAGACTATCCAGGCGGCCCGCTGGCAGGGATCGAGTTGCAGGAGCGACTGGAGTCCCACGCGTACATTCTGGGCGGCAGCACCTATGAGGCGCCCGCGCAGCTGGTGGGCGACTTCATTGCCGGCAAGGCCTCCACCGCGCTGGGCAGTGTTGAACCGTCCTACAAACCCGGCGTAAAACTGGTGGACCTGGCCGACGCCCTGCCCGCTTACGCCATCGAAGCGATTCGTGAAGCGTTGCCGGCGTTCGACAAGCAGATCAAAGGTTTCTCGCTACACGATGCGGTGTTGACCGGGATCGAGACCCGCACCTCGTCGCCGCTGCGCATTACCCGTGACGCCACCCTGCAGAGTCTGAACGTCAAAGGTCTGTTCCCGGCCGGTGAAGGCGCCGGGTATGCCGGTGGCATTCTGTCTGCCGGGGTCGACGGTATTCGCGTTGCCGAAGCGCTGGCGCGGGATATGTTGGGAATCGTGGAGTAAACACCCATACGGGAGCGGGCCTGGATTCAAATCCCCGCCCGCAACACCCCTTCCGGCAAGGCCTCGCCCCGTTCGGCGCAGGCCGTCACGCTGTCGATCAATCCAGCCAAATCATAGCCTTGGGCCCGCAACCAGTCCTGATCGTAATAGGTCGTCGCGTAGCGCTCTCCTCCATCACACAAAATGGCCACGATAGACCCGGACTCTCCGGCGTTGACCATTTCCCGGGCCGCCAGCAGTGCACCGATCAGGTTGGTCCCACTCGATCCGCCTACCCGTCGGCCTAAACGCAGCGCGAGGTAGTGCATGGCCGCCAGCGACAAGGCATCAGGCACCTTGACCATCGCGTCGATCACCTTGGGCAGGAACGAGGCTTCCACCCTGGGCCGGCCAATGCCTTCGATCCGCGAGCCGCAGTCCAGGCGCAAGCTCGCGTCACCGCTCCGGTAATAGTCAAAGAACACTGACCGCTCGGCATCAGCGCACAACACCCGCGTGCAGTGCTGGCGATAGCGCACGTAGCGCCCCAGCGTCGCGGTGGTGCCCCCTGTGCCAGGACTTGATATCAACCAGCTGGGTTCGGGGTAACGCTCGAAGCGCAGCTGCTGGAAGATCGACTCGGCGATGTTGTTATTCGCCCGCCAGTCGGTGGCTCGTTCAGCATAGGTGAACTGATCCATGAAGTGCCCGCCGCTTTCATGGGCCAGACGCTCGGACTCGGCATAGATCTGCGTCGGGTCCTGCACCAAGTGGCTTTTGCCCCCATAAAAGGCAATTTGCGCGATCTTTTCCTGGGACGTGCTAGCGGGCATGACCGCAATGAACGGCAAACCCAGCAAGCGCGCAAAGTAGGCCTCGGAAATCGCCGTGGAACCGCTGGACGCTTCGATCACCGGGGCCCCGGCTTTAAGCCAGCCATTGCACAACGCATACAGGAACAGCGAACGCGCCAAGCGATGCTTGAGGCTGCCGGTCGGGTGACTGGACTCGTCCTTGAAGTACAGTTCGATGCCGGGCAAGCCGGGCAATTCCACAGGGATCAAATGGGTGTCGGCGCTGCGCTGAAAATCCGCTTCGATAATGCGGATCGCTTCACGGGCCCAGTGACGGTTATCGCTCATTATCAGGTTCTCTTTGAGTCAAACATGTTCAAGGGCACAACAACACGTTACACCCTGAGCCGCAGAGTAAAAGAAGTGGCTGCAGGCTGACTCACAACCAGAATCCGGACACCAATTCTAAGAAAGTTCCCACAAGTGCAACAGGTACAGTCGCGACGCAATTAGTTACATAACTGCTAGGCTTTTTTTGACTTCTACTCGCACGCACACATATATAACAAAAAAGAATATAACTTTTGTTTTAACAACTAACGGTAAGGGTTAGGGTGTCAGTCCTTTTGAACCATCATGGAGAGTGACCTTGCCTCTGCGTAGCACATTCACGCGTTTCTTTCAGATGGAAGCGGCCAGCGGCCTGTTACTGATCGCTGCGGCAGCGCTGGCCCTGATCATCAACAATTCACCCTTGGCCTGGTTGTACAACGGCCTGCTAGACGTACCCGTGGTTGCACAGGTCGGCGCACTGAAAATCGCCAAGCCTCTGCTGCTGTGGATCAACGACGGGCTGATGGCCCTATTCTTCCTGCTGATCGGGCTTGAGGTCAAACGCGAGGTACTGGAAGGCCATCTGTCCAAAGCATCGCAAATTGTCCTGCCGGGTGCAGCAGCAATCGGCGGCATGGTGGTCCCCGCCCTGATTTTCTGGGCCCTGAACAAGGACGATCCCTCAGCGCTCAGCGGGTGGGCAATCCCGATGGCCACCGACATCGCTTTCGCCCTGGGCGTGCTGGCGTTACTCGGCAAACGGGTGCCGGTATCGCTCAAGCTGTTCCTGATGACCCTGGCGATCATCGACGACCTGGGGGCGATCATCGTGATCGCGCTGTTTTACTCCGGCGAAATGTCGAGTTTGTCGCTGATGTTGGCAGCGCTGTCCATCGTCGCCTTGATTGCGATGAACAGATTGGGGGTGATCAAGCTCGGACCGTATCTGATTATCGGATTGCTGCTCTGGGTCTGCGTACTCAAAAGCGGCGTGCACGCGACATTGGCCGGTGTGGTGCTGGCTTTCTGCATCCCGTTGCGAACCAAAAATGCAGAGTCCTCGCCGCTGCTGACC includes:
- a CDS encoding DUF2288 domain-containing protein, which produces MTKEASTLYAKLLGETAAITWSELQPFFARGALLWVEAPLDLIEVAHAVAENQADKVAAWLAAGEVSKVAESRALDLLERDPPLWAVVVAPWVLIQDRAQV
- a CDS encoding branched-chain amino acid ABC transporter substrate-binding protein, whose amino-acid sequence is MTKGTKQISKLFAALVLAGVASHSFAADTIKIGIAGPKTGAVAQYGDMQFSGAKMAIEQINAKGGVDGKKLEAIEYDDACDPKQAVAVANKVVNDGVKFVVGHLCSSSTQPASDIYEDEGIIMVTPAATSPEITARGYKMVFRTIGLDSAQGPAAGNYIADVVKPKVVAVIHDKQQYGEGIATAVKKTLESKGVKVALFEGINAGDKDFSSMIAKMKQANVDFVYYGGYHPELGLILRQAKEKGLKAGFMGPEGVGNASISQIAQDASEGLLVTLPKSFDQDPSNKALVEAFAAKKEDPSGPFVFPAYAAVEVIADGIKNAKSEDTAKVAAAIRAGTFKTPTGDLSFDSKGDLKDFKFVVYTWHKDGTKTEAPLK
- the livH gene encoding high-affinity branched-chain amino acid ABC transporter permease LivH, whose translation is MPEIDIYHFFQQLINGLTIGSTYALIAIGYTMVYGIIGMINFAHGEVYMIGSYVAFIAIAGLTMLGLDSLPLLITAAFVASIVVTSAYGYAIERVAYRPLRGSNRLIPLISAIGMSIFLQNTVLLSQDSKDKSIPNLIPGNFVFGTTSTHEVVISYMQILIFIVTLVAMLALTWFISRSRLGRACRACAEDIKMANLLGINTNNIIALTFVIGAALAAVAAVLLSMQYGVINPNAGFLVGIKAFTAAVLGGIGSIPGAMLGGLVLGVAEAFGADIFGDQYKDVVAFALLVLVLLVRPTGLLGRPEVEKV
- a CDS encoding high-affinity branched-chain amino acid ABC transporter permease LivM: MTRNLKSAFFSALLVLAVAYPILGLKLEIVGVNLAVIGTSTTTLFAIFACAVAMFLRVLFHEPIAAAWRSTPSMPLIPAKASNFLTLPSTQRWIILGLILVALVWPFFGSRGAVDIATLILIYVMLGLGLNIVVGLAGLLDLGYVGFYAVGAYTYALLSHYYGLGFWICLPIAGMMSALFGFLLGFPVLRLRGDYLAIVTLGFGEIIRLLLRNLTGLTGGPNGISNIPKPTLFGLTFEKTAAEGMQTFHEFFGIAYSSVNKVIFLYLVALLLALLALFVINRLLRMPIGRAWEALREDEIACRALGLNPTIIKLSAFTLGACFAGFAGSFFAARQGLVTPESFTFIESAIILAIVVLGGMGSQLGVILAAVVLILMPELMRDFSEYRMLMFGALMVLMMIWRPQGLLPMQRPHMELQR
- the livG gene encoding high-affinity branched-chain amino acid ABC transporter ATP-binding protein LivG, translating into MTRPILQVSGLCMRFGGLLAVNGVGLTVNEKQVVSMIGPNGAGKTTVFNCLTGFYKPTAGSILLDGEAIEGLAGHQIARKGVVRTFQNVRLFKEMTAVENLLVAQHRHLNTNFLAGLFKTPAFRKSEREAMEYAGHWLEQVNLKEFANRPAGTLAYGQQRRLEIARCMMTRPRILMLDEPAAGLNPRETEDLKALIGVLRNEHNATVLLIEHDMKLVMSISDHIVVINQGCPLADGTPAQIRDNPEVIKAYLGEA
- a CDS encoding ABC transporter ATP-binding protein; this encodes MLQFENVSTFYGKIQALHSVNVEIRQGEIVTLIGANGAGKSTLLMTLCGSPRAHSGSIRYMGEELVGLDSSQIMRKSIAVVPEGRRVFARLTVEENLAMGGFFTAKGDYQEQMDKVLHLFPRLKERFNQRGGTMSGGEQQMLAIGRALMSKPKLLLLDEPSLGLAPIIIQQIFEIVEQLRRDGVTVFLVEQNANQALKIADRAYVLENGRVVMQGTGEELLVDPKVRDAYLGG
- a CDS encoding LysR family transcriptional regulator, giving the protein MSEMDDLAAFAVLIEAGSFTLAAQRLGCSKGQLSKRIKFLETSYSVVLLHRTTRRLSLTAAGAALLPQARALITQVERARQALARLQDEVSGAVRITVPVSLGETFFEGLLMEFSQEYPLVQVELELNNGFRDLHRDGFDLAIRSSVGSDERLVAKPLLAMQELTCASPAYLERCGEPTHPMALSEHRCLLNSHYKGREEWLYHQEHQLMRVHVAGPFASNHYSLLKKGALVGAGIARLPSYMVHAEINDGRLRWLLRDYQTRSSPLYLVHPYEGGLPRRTKVLADYLLGWFERSSTALERL
- a CDS encoding short chain dehydrogenase is translated as MKILLIGANGTIGSAIYQELASRHEVVKIGRTSGDFQVDISDSASIRKLFERTGSFDALVCAAGNVNFVPLAKMTEKDFALGLQDKLMGQVNLLLIGRDFANDGASFTFTTGITSHDPIRTGASASLVNAAIDGFVCAAAIELPRGLRVNSVSPNVVLESMAGYAPYFRGFKPVPVADVALAYAKSVEGLQTGQTYHVG